From a region of the Geothrix sp. 21YS21S-2 genome:
- a CDS encoding LacI family DNA-binding transcriptional regulator: MKITIGEIARQAAVSKGTVSRVINGKSTVAETTRKNVLAVMKRLGYEPDPIARELSMRTKHTLGIWVGAGENRLSPYFNLIWRALLREMQVRATQVVELPEDISGVRTRFDVVLVFNSDGVDGRLEQLRERGVPAVLIGHHPGISCVAPDDMGGGRLAAHSLLSLGHRNLLHLTVECEVQWAQDRANGFTSVLAGSSLPGIRAATVKGEASVLGGYRLMRDAWRQGHRPTGVFCATDEIAVGALGALADLGVQVPGQVSVLGFDGLVELHPGLASVAQDIPAIAHQAVSLALAAIGKDTVHQTIVPVALIEGSTLGPAPKVS, from the coding sequence ATGAAGATCACCATCGGTGAAATCGCGCGCCAGGCCGCCGTATCCAAGGGCACCGTGAGCCGGGTCATCAACGGCAAGTCCACCGTGGCCGAGACCACCCGCAAGAACGTCCTGGCGGTGATGAAGCGCCTGGGCTACGAGCCCGACCCCATCGCCCGCGAACTCTCCATGCGCACCAAGCACACCCTGGGCATCTGGGTGGGGGCGGGCGAGAACCGGCTCTCCCCCTACTTCAACCTCATCTGGCGGGCGCTTCTGCGGGAGATGCAGGTGCGGGCCACCCAGGTGGTGGAGCTGCCCGAGGACATCAGCGGCGTGCGCACCCGCTTCGACGTGGTGCTGGTCTTCAACAGCGACGGGGTCGACGGGCGCCTGGAGCAGCTCCGGGAGCGGGGCGTGCCGGCGGTGCTCATCGGGCACCATCCCGGCATCTCCTGCGTGGCCCCCGACGACATGGGCGGCGGCCGCCTTGCGGCCCACAGCCTGCTTTCCCTGGGCCACCGGAACCTGCTCCACCTGACCGTCGAGTGCGAAGTCCAGTGGGCCCAGGACCGCGCCAACGGGTTCACGTCCGTGCTGGCCGGGTCCAGCCTCCCGGGAATCCGGGCGGCGACGGTGAAGGGCGAGGCCTCGGTCCTGGGCGGCTACCGCCTCATGCGGGACGCCTGGCGCCAGGGGCACCGCCCGACCGGGGTGTTCTGCGCCACGGACGAGATCGCCGTGGGAGCCCTGGGGGCCCTGGCGGACCTGGGGGTCCAGGTGCCCGGCCAGGTGTCGGTGCTGGGCTTCGACGGGCTCGTGGAGCTGCACCCCGGCCTGGCTTCCGTGGCCCAGGACATCCCGGCCATCGCCCACCAGGCGGTGTCCCTGGCCCTGGCCGCCATTGGCAAGGATACGGTCCACCAAACGATCGTTCCGGTGGCCCTCATCGAAGGTTCCACCCTGGGGCCCGCTCCGAAGGTATCCTAG
- a CDS encoding alpha-amylase family glycosyl hydrolase, whose translation MTSQFTEDQGNRRAEWWRGASIYQIYPRSFQDTNGDGVGDLPGITAHLPYIADLGIEAIWISPFFTSPMRDFGYDVSDYRNVDPIFGNLADFDELVAKAHALGLKVLIDQVLSHSSDQHPWFKESRSNRTNARSDWYVWADPRPDGSPPSNWQSVFGGAAWGWEPRRRQYFLHNFLESQPDLNFHCQAVQDQMLEECRFWLERGVDGFRFDACNFHFHDPQLRNNPPARGKALEVSSVRPGNPYGMQVHRYDKTRPENLPFLRRLRELLDAYGAVSVGEVGDEDSLVTMAEYTGGGDKLHMAYGMHLLTDEFSVARIRGAVEAFEKRVKQGGGWACWSLSNHDCVRVVTRWGNGTQDPAFPKVLLAMLGSLRGTFCVYQGEELGLTEAVVPKNRLTDPYGIAFWPDFKGRDGCRTPIPWTPEAPFGGFSGVDSWLPMPAEHLARAVSLQAEAPGSVLDFYRTFLAWRRRQPALREGSITFPRAPEPLLVLRRESPGQSILAVFNLGPVPAEFTLPPHIDPLHGHGLEPAQLHGRRLGLPPWGGFFGQSRPATQQ comes from the coding sequence ATGACCTCGCAGTTCACGGAAGACCAGGGCAACCGCCGGGCCGAATGGTGGCGGGGAGCCTCGATCTACCAGATCTACCCCCGGAGCTTCCAGGACACCAACGGCGACGGCGTCGGGGACCTGCCGGGAATCACCGCGCACCTGCCCTACATCGCCGACCTGGGCATCGAGGCCATCTGGATCTCCCCCTTCTTCACGTCGCCCATGCGGGACTTCGGCTACGACGTGTCCGACTACCGCAACGTCGACCCCATCTTCGGGAATCTGGCAGACTTCGACGAACTGGTGGCCAAGGCCCACGCCCTGGGCCTGAAGGTGCTCATCGACCAGGTGCTCTCCCATTCCTCCGACCAGCACCCCTGGTTCAAGGAGAGCCGCTCCAACCGCACCAACGCCCGCAGCGACTGGTACGTGTGGGCGGACCCCAGGCCGGACGGGTCCCCGCCCTCCAACTGGCAGTCCGTCTTCGGCGGGGCCGCCTGGGGCTGGGAGCCGCGCCGGCGCCAGTACTTCCTCCACAACTTCCTGGAGTCCCAGCCGGACCTCAACTTCCACTGCCAGGCCGTGCAGGACCAGATGCTGGAGGAATGCCGGTTCTGGCTGGAGCGCGGGGTCGACGGGTTCCGCTTCGACGCCTGCAACTTCCACTTCCACGATCCGCAGCTCCGCAACAATCCGCCGGCCCGCGGCAAGGCCCTGGAGGTCTCCTCCGTGCGCCCCGGGAACCCCTACGGCATGCAGGTGCACCGCTACGACAAGACCCGGCCCGAGAACCTGCCCTTCCTGCGCCGCCTCCGGGAGCTGCTGGACGCGTACGGCGCCGTGAGCGTGGGCGAGGTGGGCGACGAGGACTCCCTGGTGACCATGGCCGAGTACACCGGTGGGGGCGACAAGCTCCACATGGCCTACGGCATGCACCTGCTCACCGACGAGTTCAGCGTGGCGCGCATCCGCGGGGCCGTCGAAGCCTTCGAGAAGCGGGTGAAGCAGGGCGGAGGCTGGGCCTGCTGGTCCCTCTCCAACCACGACTGCGTGCGGGTTGTGACCCGGTGGGGCAACGGCACCCAGGATCCGGCCTTCCCCAAGGTGCTCCTGGCCATGCTGGGCTCCCTGCGCGGCACCTTCTGCGTCTACCAGGGCGAGGAACTGGGCCTCACCGAGGCCGTGGTGCCCAAGAACCGCCTCACCGACCCCTATGGCATCGCCTTCTGGCCAGACTTCAAGGGCCGCGACGGCTGCCGCACCCCCATCCCCTGGACGCCCGAGGCGCCCTTCGGGGGCTTCTCCGGCGTGGACTCGTGGCTGCCCATGCCCGCCGAGCACCTGGCCAGGGCCGTGTCCCTGCAGGCCGAGGCACCGGGCTCCGTGCTCGACTTCTACCGCACGTTCCTGGCCTGGCGCCGCCGCCAGCCCGCCCTGCGCGAAGGCTCCATCACCTTTCCCCGGGCCCCCGAACCCCTTCTGGTCCTGCGGCGGGAGAGCCCGGGGCAGTCGATCCTCGCCGTCTTCAACCTCGGGCCCGTCCCGGCCGAGTTCACCCTTCCTCCGCACATCGATCCCCTCCACGGCCATGGCCTGGAACCCGCCCAGCTCCACGGGCGGCGACTGGGCCTGCCTCCCTGGGGCGGATTCTTCGGGCAATCACGCCCCGCAACCCAGCAGTAA
- a CDS encoding PilZ domain-containing protein translates to MTPDSEKREFTRVPITFEVRIAVEGRPVEGARVKDLSMKGMLVLTAERHPVGTPCEAVISLVEGEVEIRTSGVVAAENPLGFGMEFSTIDGLESYIHLRNLVLFNSPDVEKVEEEFQAHAGIRRKE, encoded by the coding sequence ATGACTCCCGACTCCGAGAAGCGAGAATTCACCAGGGTGCCCATCACCTTCGAGGTGCGCATCGCCGTCGAGGGGAGGCCCGTCGAAGGGGCCCGCGTCAAGGACCTCAGCATGAAGGGCATGCTCGTGCTCACCGCGGAGCGCCACCCCGTGGGCACGCCCTGCGAGGCGGTGATCTCGCTGGTCGAGGGCGAAGTGGAGATCCGCACCTCCGGCGTCGTCGCCGCGGAGAACCCGCTGGGCTTCGGCATGGAGTTCTCCACCATCGACGGATTGGAGAGCTACATCCACCTGAGGAACCTCGTCCTCTTCAACTCCCCGGACGTGGAGAAGGTCGAGGAGGAGTTCCAGGCCCACGCCGGGATCCGCCGGAAGGAATAG
- a CDS encoding carbohydrate porin: MKNKLYLAALPLALACGTLAAQDTFDLHGYMRSGVGRSSNGGEQVSFFLANTGGSPTGGPGYRLGNETDNYLELAFDVRAYDKGEESFKLHFRPSFRGYYQVRDASADAGGDVDNSKAGNQTQQVWVREAWGEASGIFGKSQFFKDATLWAGRRFYMRQDLHLRDQWYWNDSGDGVGMEGMNLGFAKFHYAFIQHDSGNITSDWNNGAIRGQLAPYSQWVGGSGHFVIGSHDLRMSDIKLWQGGSLTLGYQYNDAHGDAKADAAGMNNKGTQYSLIYNQSNVLGGDNRVYATYGNGNTFWNWYNPEVKTENTWWMVMDALYFKPVQNVEVAATAIYRKQNGKNSMAGNTNTWQSVGVRPMYFFTKHFSIAAELGYDKLKFDNEKEDRHLFKETLALQWSPQASFWSRPSIRIFVTRGQWNQNANSWNKVGEGHFGADTQGVTFGAQIEAWW; this comes from the coding sequence ATGAAGAACAAACTCTACCTGGCTGCGCTGCCGCTGGCTCTCGCCTGCGGGACCCTGGCCGCCCAGGACACCTTCGACCTTCACGGCTACATGCGCTCCGGCGTCGGCCGTTCCTCCAACGGCGGTGAGCAGGTCTCCTTCTTCCTCGCCAACACCGGGGGCTCCCCCACCGGCGGCCCCGGCTACCGGCTCGGCAACGAGACCGACAACTACCTCGAGCTGGCCTTCGACGTGCGCGCCTACGACAAGGGCGAGGAATCCTTCAAGCTGCACTTCCGCCCCTCCTTCCGCGGCTACTACCAGGTGCGCGACGCCTCGGCCGACGCCGGCGGCGATGTGGACAACAGCAAGGCCGGCAACCAGACCCAGCAGGTTTGGGTCCGTGAGGCCTGGGGCGAGGCCTCCGGCATCTTCGGCAAGAGCCAGTTCTTCAAGGACGCCACCCTGTGGGCCGGCCGCCGCTTCTACATGCGGCAGGATCTCCACCTCCGCGACCAGTGGTACTGGAACGACAGCGGCGACGGCGTCGGCATGGAAGGCATGAACCTGGGCTTCGCCAAGTTCCACTACGCCTTCATCCAGCATGATTCCGGCAACATCACCAGCGACTGGAACAACGGCGCCATCCGCGGCCAGCTCGCCCCCTACAGCCAGTGGGTCGGCGGCAGCGGCCACTTCGTGATCGGCTCCCACGACCTGCGCATGAGCGACATCAAGCTCTGGCAGGGAGGCAGCCTGACCCTGGGCTACCAGTACAACGACGCCCACGGCGACGCCAAGGCCGACGCCGCCGGCATGAACAACAAGGGCACCCAGTACAGCCTGATCTACAACCAGTCCAACGTCCTCGGCGGCGACAACCGCGTCTACGCCACCTACGGCAACGGCAACACCTTCTGGAACTGGTACAACCCCGAGGTGAAGACGGAGAACACCTGGTGGATGGTGATGGACGCCCTCTACTTCAAGCCCGTGCAGAACGTCGAAGTGGCCGCCACCGCGATCTACCGCAAGCAGAACGGCAAGAACTCCATGGCCGGCAACACCAACACGTGGCAGTCCGTGGGCGTGCGCCCGATGTACTTCTTCACCAAGCACTTCTCCATCGCCGCCGAACTGGGCTACGACAAGCTGAAGTTCGACAACGAGAAGGAGGACCGGCACCTCTTCAAGGAGACCCTCGCCCTGCAGTGGAGCCCCCAGGCCTCCTTCTGGAGCCGTCCCTCCATCCGCATCTTCGTGACCCGCGGCCAGTGGAACCAGAACGCGAACAGCTGGAACAAGGTCGGTGAAGGCCACTTCGGCGCCGACACCCAGGGCGTGACCTTCGGCGCCCAGATCGAAGCCTGGTGGTAA
- the malE gene encoding maltose/maltodextrin ABC transporter substrate-binding protein MalE codes for MSTHSKIARLATAAALVVAGGISALTAAAPKGPLTIWINGDKGYKGLQKVGDDFTKKTGIKVVVEHPEDAPGKFQQASSEGKGPDIWIWAHDRVGEWMAGGLLTEVRPNKKFKDGVVPMAWEAFTIQGKTWGYPLSIEAVGLIYNKALVPEPPKTWDEVFAIEKKLKPQGKHAILWDYNNTYFTFPMLQAWGGYAFKRRPDGTYDARDTGVNNAGAVKGAAILDRLIKEDVMPPEAGYAEMETAMAEGKIGMMISGAWAWDNVAKAKINYGVAKLPAVDGKPSRPMVGITGAMIPKASKNPAIAKEFIENWMLVPAGLKKINADVALGAPANLEFFNQIKGDPRVQATMASAKDGVIMPNNPEMGRFWAAMLSALGSMTDGRRSPKEAMDAAAKRILAK; via the coding sequence GTGAGCACGCACTCGAAAATCGCCAGGCTGGCCACCGCGGCCGCGCTGGTCGTGGCCGGCGGCATCAGCGCGCTGACCGCCGCGGCCCCCAAGGGCCCCCTGACCATCTGGATCAACGGCGACAAGGGGTACAAGGGCCTGCAGAAGGTGGGCGACGACTTCACCAAGAAGACCGGCATCAAGGTCGTCGTCGAGCACCCCGAGGACGCCCCGGGCAAGTTCCAGCAGGCCTCCAGCGAAGGCAAGGGCCCCGACATCTGGATCTGGGCCCACGACCGCGTCGGCGAGTGGATGGCGGGCGGCCTCCTCACCGAAGTGCGCCCCAACAAGAAGTTCAAGGACGGCGTGGTGCCCATGGCGTGGGAAGCCTTCACCATCCAGGGCAAGACCTGGGGCTACCCCCTCTCCATCGAGGCCGTGGGCCTCATCTACAACAAGGCCCTGGTGCCCGAGCCCCCCAAGACCTGGGACGAGGTGTTCGCCATCGAGAAGAAGCTCAAGCCCCAGGGCAAGCACGCCATCCTCTGGGACTACAACAACACCTACTTCACCTTCCCCATGCTGCAGGCCTGGGGCGGCTACGCCTTCAAGCGCCGTCCCGACGGCACCTATGACGCGCGCGACACGGGCGTGAACAACGCCGGGGCCGTCAAGGGCGCCGCCATCCTGGACAGGCTGATCAAGGAGGACGTCATGCCTCCCGAGGCGGGCTACGCCGAGATGGAGACCGCCATGGCCGAAGGCAAGATCGGCATGATGATCAGCGGCGCCTGGGCCTGGGACAACGTGGCCAAGGCCAAGATCAACTACGGCGTCGCCAAGCTCCCCGCCGTGGACGGCAAGCCCTCCCGGCCCATGGTCGGCATCACCGGCGCCATGATCCCCAAGGCCAGCAAGAACCCCGCCATCGCCAAGGAGTTCATCGAGAACTGGATGCTCGTCCCCGCCGGCCTCAAGAAGATCAACGCCGACGTGGCCCTGGGCGCCCCCGCCAACCTGGAGTTCTTCAACCAGATCAAGGGTGATCCCCGCGTCCAGGCCACCATGGCCAGCGCCAAGGACGGCGTCATCATGCCCAACAACCCCGAGATGGGCCGCTTCTGGGCCGCCATGCTCAGCGCCCTGGGCAGCATGACCGACGGCCGCCGGAGCCCCAAGGAAGCCATGGACGCCGCCGCCAAGCGGATCCTCGCCAAGTAG
- a CDS encoding alpha-amylase family glycosyl hydrolase, giving the protein MRLTWLLATTLGLVGPLGCAGGGGGTSAPAYPADTSTIAPGQQLENAPRWYDDAIIYQVWVKSFADGIYNDGIGDLPGLQGKLDYLQSLGVNTIWLSPIFECAYKGANMHGYDTTDYYAVNNRFGLKSDLKNLIDATHARGMRIIFDFVPNHTSASHPWMDDPLKRNYYVWQSTLPSGWGFPWGGGTSSDVWKEYEGAFYYSAFSGDADLNYYNPEVRSTMQAVESYWLDRGFDGMRVDAVRYLCESGPGRAADTPDTHARLQEFRSVIDGYLAPGNAHPRPGGDAARYSGKMMIAEAWTNDAAGVAPYYGNGANEFHLCLDFSAPWAVFNAINGPDATRLTSLWEYERDTYPAGFRSATFDSNHDNVISRPGTQYAASRPRIVLAEALNLLSPGTPIIYYGNEVGMTGASGTDLNLRGAMDWAAVTAQTAQPDSILSWVKYLNKARAAYPALRGSYATLATDLGPSKVLAYIRSAGAERVVVVANLTPTVQTAVLTNLTTSGVAAGATVAAILGDTKSNNSLTGTQYTVSALPPYGVRVLHMGGDTFKGNLHGDIQ; this is encoded by the coding sequence ATGCGCCTGACCTGGCTCCTCGCAACGACACTCGGTCTCGTGGGCCCGCTGGGATGCGCGGGGGGTGGGGGGGGAACCTCGGCCCCCGCGTACCCGGCGGACACCTCGACCATCGCCCCCGGCCAGCAGCTGGAGAACGCCCCGCGCTGGTACGACGACGCGATCATCTACCAGGTCTGGGTCAAGAGTTTCGCCGACGGCATCTACAACGACGGCATCGGCGACCTGCCCGGCCTCCAGGGCAAGCTGGACTACCTCCAGTCCCTTGGCGTCAACACCATCTGGCTGTCCCCCATCTTCGAGTGCGCCTACAAGGGCGCGAACATGCATGGGTACGACACCACCGACTACTACGCCGTCAACAACCGGTTCGGCCTGAAGTCCGACCTGAAGAACCTCATCGACGCCACGCACGCCCGCGGCATGCGCATCATCTTCGACTTCGTCCCGAACCACACCTCGGCGTCGCATCCCTGGATGGACGACCCGCTCAAACGGAACTACTACGTCTGGCAGTCCACCCTGCCTTCGGGCTGGGGCTTCCCCTGGGGCGGGGGCACGTCCTCGGACGTCTGGAAGGAATACGAGGGCGCCTTCTACTACAGCGCCTTCTCCGGCGACGCGGACCTGAACTACTACAATCCCGAGGTGCGCTCCACCATGCAGGCCGTGGAGAGCTACTGGCTGGACCGCGGGTTCGACGGCATGCGGGTGGATGCCGTGCGCTACCTCTGCGAGTCGGGGCCCGGCAGGGCCGCCGACACGCCCGACACCCACGCTCGGCTCCAGGAGTTCCGGTCGGTGATCGACGGCTACCTGGCGCCCGGCAACGCCCATCCCCGTCCCGGCGGGGACGCCGCCAGGTACAGCGGCAAGATGATGATCGCCGAGGCCTGGACCAACGACGCGGCGGGCGTCGCGCCCTACTACGGCAACGGGGCGAACGAGTTCCACCTGTGCCTGGACTTCAGCGCGCCCTGGGCGGTCTTCAACGCCATCAACGGCCCGGACGCCACGAGGCTGACCTCCCTTTGGGAGTACGAGCGGGACACCTACCCCGCGGGCTTCCGTTCCGCCACCTTCGATTCGAACCACGACAACGTGATCTCCCGGCCCGGCACCCAGTACGCCGCCAGCCGCCCCAGGATCGTCCTGGCCGAGGCGCTGAACCTCCTCTCCCCCGGCACCCCCATCATCTACTACGGCAACGAGGTGGGCATGACGGGCGCGTCGGGCACGGACCTGAACCTGCGCGGGGCCATGGACTGGGCGGCGGTGACCGCCCAGACCGCACAGCCGGATTCCATCCTGAGCTGGGTCAAATACCTGAACAAGGCCCGCGCCGCCTATCCCGCCCTGCGGGGCAGCTACGCGACCCTCGCCACCGACCTGGGCCCCTCGAAGGTCCTCGCCTACATCCGGTCCGCCGGCGCCGAGCGAGTGGTGGTGGTGGCCAACCTCACGCCCACGGTCCAGACGGCGGTGCTCACGAACCTCACGACCAGCGGCGTGGCCGCGGGCGCGACGGTGGCGGCCATCCTGGGCGATACGAAGTCTAATAATTCATTGACTGGCACCCAGTACACCGTGAGCGCGCTGCCGCCCTACGGGGTGCGCGTCCTCCACATGGGCGGGGACACCTTCAAGGGCAACCTTCATGGCGATATCCAGTAA
- a CDS encoding ABC transporter ATP-binding protein, with the protein MGDLQIKALKKAYGDVMILQGLDLDIHDGEFIVFVGPSGCGKSTLLRCIAGLEEITSGELHIGGKLVNDVPPSKRGIAMVFQSYALYPHMTVAENMAFGLKLAGASKQEISAAVARAAAILQIEPLLDRKPKALSGGQRQRVAIGRAIVRKPDVFLFDEPLSNLDAALRVQMRVELSRLHHELKTTMVYVTHDQVEAMTLANRIVVMNKGLIEQVGTPLELYHKPANLFVAGFIGSPKMNFLPCTLVSAQEGSTLVSLTDGTSIRVQAKSHGLAPGSPLTLGIRPEHLLASKQGVEGAAPAHIQLAEHLGDITYLYVVAPSCPETLTVKSDPDNPLTTGDSAFLTFPAEHCYLFDASGKVLPKD; encoded by the coding sequence ATGGGCGATCTCCAAATCAAAGCACTGAAAAAGGCCTATGGCGACGTGATGATCCTCCAAGGCCTGGACCTGGACATCCACGACGGGGAGTTCATCGTCTTCGTCGGCCCCTCGGGCTGCGGCAAGTCCACCCTCCTGCGCTGCATCGCGGGCCTCGAGGAGATCACGTCCGGGGAGCTTCACATCGGGGGCAAGCTGGTCAACGACGTGCCGCCCTCCAAGCGCGGCATCGCCATGGTCTTCCAGAGCTACGCCCTCTACCCCCACATGACCGTGGCCGAGAACATGGCCTTCGGCCTCAAGCTGGCCGGGGCGTCCAAGCAGGAGATCTCGGCGGCCGTGGCCCGGGCCGCGGCCATCCTCCAGATCGAGCCCCTCCTGGACCGCAAGCCCAAGGCCCTCTCCGGCGGCCAGCGCCAGCGCGTGGCCATCGGCAGGGCCATCGTCCGCAAGCCGGACGTCTTCCTCTTCGACGAGCCGCTTTCCAACCTGGACGCCGCGCTGCGGGTGCAGATGCGGGTGGAGCTCAGCAGGCTCCACCACGAGCTGAAGACCACCATGGTCTACGTCACCCACGACCAGGTGGAGGCCATGACGCTGGCCAACCGCATCGTGGTGATGAACAAGGGCCTCATCGAGCAGGTGGGCACGCCCCTGGAGCTCTACCACAAGCCCGCCAACCTCTTCGTGGCCGGTTTCATCGGCTCGCCCAAGATGAACTTCCTCCCCTGCACCCTGGTGTCGGCCCAGGAGGGCTCCACCCTGGTGAGCCTCACGGACGGCACCTCCATCCGCGTGCAGGCGAAGTCCCATGGCCTGGCGCCGGGCTCGCCGCTGACCCTGGGGATCCGCCCGGAGCACCTCCTGGCCTCCAAGCAGGGCGTGGAGGGCGCCGCGCCGGCCCACATCCAGCTGGCCGAACACCTGGGGGACATCACCTACCTCTACGTGGTCGCCCCGAGCTGCCCCGAGACCCTCACCGTGAAGTCCGATCCCGACAATCCCCTCACCACGGGCGACAGCGCGTTCCTGACGTTCCCCGCGGAGCACTGCTACCTGTTCGACGCATCCGGCAAGGTCCTTCCGAAGGACTGA
- a CDS encoding glucokinase gives MPTASPERIVLAADVGGTNLTLALLAGSPGRVRMLRKAAFSTAAATSLLGPLRSFLDGCAGLGPPVAFCVSAAGQVQDGRIQLTNAAWDIDGPALEAELGIPVMLVNDFTAVAQGVLLLDPADREQLLPLPHGSSPEPAPDPQGTVLVVGAGTGLGVGFITRGTDGPRVHPSEGGHIGLPMTGPETLELWEHLSRKYPGPPGAETAVSGPGIAALHRFLAESGRFPATPASAAILALPEALRPGAIAAEPGDPACRRAMELFVELYARVCAELCVAFLPTGGIFLAGGIASKNAGLLLDGRRFMSAFDRNYREHLDGITRATPVHIVRDYDVSLYGAADTALRMGRP, from the coding sequence ATGCCCACCGCAAGCCCGGAACGGATCGTCCTCGCCGCGGACGTGGGGGGAACCAACCTGACCCTGGCCCTCCTGGCCGGGAGCCCGGGCCGGGTCCGGATGCTGCGCAAGGCGGCCTTCAGCACCGCCGCCGCGACCTCCCTGCTGGGGCCGCTCCGGAGCTTCCTGGACGGCTGCGCCGGGCTGGGGCCGCCGGTGGCCTTCTGCGTCTCCGCCGCCGGCCAGGTGCAGGACGGCAGGATCCAGCTCACCAACGCCGCCTGGGATATCGATGGCCCCGCCCTGGAAGCAGAGCTTGGCATCCCGGTGATGCTCGTGAACGACTTCACGGCCGTGGCCCAGGGCGTCCTGCTCCTGGACCCCGCGGACCGGGAGCAGCTGCTCCCCCTGCCCCACGGGAGCTCTCCCGAACCGGCTCCCGACCCCCAGGGCACCGTCCTGGTGGTCGGCGCGGGCACGGGCCTGGGCGTGGGTTTCATCACCCGAGGCACGGACGGGCCCCGTGTCCACCCCAGCGAAGGCGGCCACATCGGCCTGCCGATGACCGGCCCGGAGACGCTGGAGCTCTGGGAGCACCTCAGCCGGAAGTACCCGGGACCCCCGGGCGCCGAGACGGCCGTGTCGGGCCCCGGCATCGCGGCCCTCCACCGGTTCCTGGCCGAATCGGGGCGCTTTCCCGCGACCCCGGCCTCCGCGGCCATCCTCGCCCTGCCCGAGGCCCTGCGCCCCGGGGCCATCGCGGCGGAGCCGGGGGACCCGGCCTGCCGCAGGGCCATGGAGCTCTTCGTGGAGCTCTACGCCCGGGTCTGCGCCGAGCTCTGCGTGGCCTTCCTCCCCACGGGCGGGATCTTCCTGGCCGGGGGCATCGCCTCCAAGAACGCCGGGCTCCTCCTGGACGGCCGGCGTTTCATGTCGGCGTTCGACCGCAACTACCGGGAGCACCTCGACGGGATCACCCGGGCCACGCCCGTCCACATCGTCCGGGATTACGACGTGAGCCTCTATGGTGCCGCGGACACCGCCCTCCGCATGGGAAGACCATGA